One genomic window of Nocardioides daphniae includes the following:
- a CDS encoding phage tail protein, protein MAEPFLSEVRLTSFNFPPKGWALCNGQLLPINQNQALFSLLGTTYGGDGRVNFALPNLRGRVIVHEGNGHTLGEAAGATAVTLNIQNLPQHSHGVTAHTGGAAADPGSAARLAAVPDAYALPAVAAGSLTALHPASVTNAGGSQAHDNMQPYTVMNYIIALQGIFPSQNW, encoded by the coding sequence ATGGCTGAACCATTCCTCAGCGAGGTGCGACTCACCTCGTTCAACTTCCCCCCGAAGGGCTGGGCCCTCTGCAACGGCCAGCTCCTGCCGATCAACCAGAACCAGGCGCTCTTCTCGCTGCTCGGCACCACGTACGGCGGCGACGGTCGGGTCAACTTCGCCCTGCCCAACCTCAGGGGCCGGGTCATCGTGCACGAGGGCAACGGCCACACGCTGGGGGAGGCTGCAGGCGCGACTGCCGTGACGCTGAACATCCAGAACCTGCCGCAGCACTCCCACGGGGTGACCGCGCACACCGGCGGGGCCGCCGCGGACCCCGGGAGCGCGGCGAGGCTCGCGGCCGTCCCCGACGCGTACGCCCTCCCCGCGGTGGCGGCGGGCTCCCTGACCGCGCTGCACCCGGCGAGCGTCACCAACGCCGGAGGCAGCCAGGCGCACGACAACATGCAGCCCTACACCGTCATGAACTACATCATCGCCCTCCAGGGCATCTTCCCGAGTCAGAACTGGTGA
- a CDS encoding beta strand repeat-containing protein produces MTYRFATCAGFPDENHRFTLTTTGASADVRRRTPMDFEDPSNNRVRVCLEASDGSLTTTYVVDEQALDRNEPTTDITLSRAVADPAVAVGTVVGTLTAVDPDSRKPVITDVSTTESGAGYFEVVGNELRVARDLSGASATELQVRLRAADSWSHQGPAVAQSFEKTLTISLLQPLELTAPDGSVNENQAAGTVVSTLSVSGGEGPYTYALDGTAADNALFEVVGNELRTKRAFNFEVDGAALSARVKVTDQHGDSASAAVAVTVGDVNESSLGWSFRGAAVMQDSAIGTVVGTLTVPDPDARKPNLTVTGVNALYFGFDGDNLVVTGDLNGLAPGPVTVPVTIGDTWGTPPVTQSVSTSFSVTVVAPLSLTAPDGTIPEGQAAGTVVTTLSASGGTTPYTYALDGTSADGSDNDRFQVVGNEVRTKGPLDFDAEPTLTVKVKVTDAYGRTTRRTLTVTVTDVNVAPTDIVLSSTSVPENAPVGTVVGTLSAVDADTGDTHVFSRISTGQLSVSGNRLVTTASFNHETTPSVTVTLKVDDQRGGVFQRAVTVTVTDEPEAPTAINLSASDVDEGLPAGTVVGDVTVDDQDRGETHTFTVFGGVPFTVSGGKLRTTQVLDFDVTRSFAVQVLVTDKDGLTFTRLVTVTVNDVVYAPLANGETVTGFIGNTSRAVTGSVLSNDTDPEDKFGPQDSLSVTAGTLTTTRGGTVVMATDGTFTFHPKAGDRSVTDTLVYTVRSSVSGKTATATLRLEISERLVWYVDDSAAPGGTGTSTSYFRDISSVPQLAAGAAPDEVYLADGTYGTVTIGRGRTLRGAQAGLPGLISADPSALAQVSVTGSTPAVVVDGGGTVDGVRMRAVSGAALTVRGSGAVTVTSASQVEGQGVGVHVDVAGGPGAVVIDTDVAGAVTVNGNAAATTFKEPVTGAVSVTNSRAAVIFEKSVTGNVTASGNSAALTFSGPVSGASVALSGNSSVTTFGGVVTLNRSGARRRSGRIQNAGTVTMGATGNTVTGPVSLENTTVGAAGFTLRSLNVPSSLVGYGLRLRSVQGQSVIVQGTGTTDSGGTITAATPVLTDGRVSLELNRVKLVSLGQRGVDANALAGPLALLNSSVTGAQADAVAVTYAVQGGALRLDGTTVTGAGDSGVVVTAASGDVPVTVHNSTVSGSGATGAARDGVRVESLGSSQVTTTVTGSTLRDNKGDQVQVVARGTGTSRATITGNTLARSGATGAGQGIAVNAGGAPWTGRMVFDVSNNQVQAVDGAGIVVSTSVGERPTPSGLLEGRVANNVFGAAGCAGTPAVVVDAEGGATLTTAVTGNSGVACGAPLRVSGARGGSVLNLTTANNTWTGTSPASLTTGVTGVANSGRSCLDLRTTAGGITLRALGGQLTLPGYAGAWTAAAVTPYLTANNPGSSVTVPTFLATQAGTAACPAPVL; encoded by the coding sequence GTGACCTACCGGTTCGCGACGTGCGCGGGCTTCCCGGACGAGAACCACCGCTTCACCCTGACCACGACCGGCGCCAGCGCCGACGTGCGCAGGCGTACGCCGATGGACTTCGAGGACCCGTCGAACAACCGGGTGCGCGTCTGCCTGGAGGCCAGCGACGGGTCCCTCACGACCACGTACGTCGTGGACGAGCAGGCCCTGGACAGGAATGAGCCGACGACCGACATCACGCTCTCCCGTGCCGTGGCCGACCCCGCGGTGGCCGTCGGCACCGTCGTCGGCACGTTGACCGCCGTCGACCCCGACAGCCGCAAGCCCGTGATCACCGACGTCTCCACGACGGAGTCCGGAGCCGGCTACTTCGAGGTCGTCGGCAACGAGCTCCGCGTCGCGCGCGACCTCAGTGGTGCTTCCGCGACCGAGCTGCAGGTCCGCCTCCGGGCAGCCGACAGCTGGTCGCACCAAGGACCCGCCGTCGCGCAGTCCTTCGAGAAGACCCTGACGATCAGCCTGCTCCAGCCTCTCGAGCTCACTGCTCCGGACGGATCGGTCAACGAGAACCAGGCCGCGGGCACCGTGGTCAGCACCCTCTCCGTGAGCGGTGGCGAGGGCCCCTACACGTACGCCCTGGACGGCACGGCCGCGGACAACGCGCTCTTCGAGGTCGTCGGCAACGAGCTCCGCACCAAGCGTGCCTTCAACTTCGAGGTCGACGGGGCGGCGCTCTCGGCGCGCGTCAAGGTGACCGACCAGCACGGCGACTCCGCATCAGCCGCGGTGGCCGTCACCGTGGGTGACGTCAACGAGTCGTCCCTCGGGTGGTCCTTCAGGGGGGCGGCCGTGATGCAGGACTCTGCCATCGGCACGGTCGTCGGCACCCTGACCGTGCCCGACCCGGACGCGCGCAAGCCGAACCTGACCGTGACCGGCGTCAACGCCCTGTACTTCGGGTTCGACGGCGACAACCTCGTCGTCACCGGTGACCTCAACGGGCTCGCCCCCGGGCCTGTGACGGTCCCCGTGACCATCGGCGACACCTGGGGCACGCCCCCGGTCACCCAGAGCGTGTCCACCTCGTTCTCCGTCACCGTGGTCGCCCCTCTGAGCCTGACGGCTCCGGACGGGACGATCCCCGAAGGGCAGGCGGCCGGCACCGTCGTCACCACCCTGAGCGCGTCCGGCGGGACGACGCCCTACACCTACGCGCTCGACGGCACCAGCGCCGACGGCAGTGACAACGACCGGTTCCAGGTGGTCGGCAACGAGGTGCGCACCAAGGGTCCGCTGGACTTCGACGCCGAGCCGACGCTGACCGTCAAGGTCAAGGTCACCGACGCCTACGGGCGTACGACGCGGCGCACCCTCACCGTGACGGTCACCGACGTCAACGTGGCCCCCACGGACATAGTGCTGTCGTCGACCTCGGTGCCGGAGAACGCCCCCGTCGGGACCGTCGTGGGCACGCTCAGCGCCGTCGACGCCGACACCGGCGACACCCACGTCTTCTCCCGGATCAGCACCGGTCAGCTCTCCGTCTCCGGCAACCGCCTGGTCACGACGGCGTCGTTCAACCACGAGACCACCCCGTCGGTCACCGTGACGCTCAAGGTCGACGACCAACGCGGAGGCGTCTTCCAGCGCGCCGTCACCGTCACGGTCACCGACGAGCCGGAAGCGCCGACGGCGATCAACCTCAGCGCCAGTGACGTCGACGAGGGGCTGCCGGCCGGCACGGTCGTCGGCGACGTCACCGTCGATGACCAGGACCGCGGCGAGACCCACACCTTCACGGTCTTCGGCGGCGTCCCGTTCACCGTCTCGGGCGGCAAGCTCCGGACCACCCAGGTGCTGGACTTCGACGTCACCCGGTCATTCGCGGTCCAGGTCCTGGTCACCGACAAGGACGGGCTCACGTTCACCCGGCTGGTCACGGTCACCGTCAACGACGTGGTCTACGCGCCGCTTGCGAACGGGGAGACGGTCACGGGCTTCATCGGCAACACCAGCAGGGCGGTGACCGGCTCGGTGCTGTCCAACGACACCGACCCGGAGGACAAGTTCGGCCCCCAGGACTCCCTCAGCGTCACCGCCGGCACCCTGACCACCACGCGTGGCGGCACGGTGGTGATGGCGACCGACGGCACGTTCACCTTCCACCCGAAGGCAGGGGACAGGTCAGTCACCGACACGCTCGTCTACACCGTCCGCAGCAGCGTCTCGGGCAAGACCGCGACGGCCACCCTGCGTCTCGAGATCAGTGAGCGCCTCGTCTGGTACGTCGACGACAGCGCTGCTCCCGGTGGCACGGGCACCTCCACCTCGTACTTCCGCGACATCTCCTCGGTGCCGCAGCTCGCGGCCGGCGCGGCCCCGGACGAGGTCTACCTCGCCGACGGCACCTACGGCACCGTGACCATCGGTCGCGGTCGTACGCTGCGCGGCGCCCAGGCGGGCCTGCCCGGCCTGATCAGCGCGGACCCCTCGGCGCTGGCGCAGGTCTCCGTGACGGGCTCCACCCCGGCCGTGGTCGTCGACGGTGGCGGCACGGTCGACGGCGTGCGGATGCGTGCCGTCAGCGGCGCCGCGCTGACCGTCCGTGGTTCCGGTGCGGTCACCGTCACCAGTGCCAGCCAGGTCGAGGGCCAGGGCGTGGGTGTGCACGTCGACGTCGCCGGGGGCCCTGGCGCAGTCGTGATCGACACGGACGTCGCCGGCGCGGTCACGGTCAACGGCAACGCCGCCGCCACCACCTTCAAGGAGCCGGTCACCGGTGCCGTGTCCGTCACCAACAGCCGCGCCGCCGTCATCTTCGAGAAGTCGGTCACGGGCAACGTCACCGCGTCGGGCAACAGCGCTGCCCTCACCTTCAGCGGCCCCGTGAGCGGCGCATCCGTCGCGTTGAGCGGCAACTCGTCGGTGACCACGTTCGGTGGGGTCGTCACCCTCAACCGGTCCGGCGCGCGACGGCGTTCGGGGCGCATTCAAAACGCAGGCACCGTCACTATGGGCGCCACCGGCAACACCGTCACCGGTCCCGTCAGCCTCGAGAACACCACGGTCGGAGCCGCCGGGTTCACGCTGCGGTCGCTCAACGTGCCGAGCTCGCTCGTCGGCTACGGACTGCGGCTGAGGTCGGTCCAGGGCCAGTCTGTCATCGTGCAGGGCACCGGCACCACGGACAGCGGAGGCACGATCACCGCCGCGACCCCCGTGCTCACCGACGGCCGAGTCTCCCTCGAGCTCAACCGGGTCAAGCTCGTCAGCCTGGGTCAGCGAGGCGTCGACGCCAACGCCCTCGCCGGCCCGCTCGCGCTCCTCAACTCGTCGGTGACGGGTGCCCAGGCTGACGCCGTGGCGGTGACGTACGCCGTCCAGGGTGGTGCCCTCCGCCTCGACGGCACCACCGTCACCGGGGCGGGTGACTCCGGAGTTGTGGTCACCGCAGCCTCGGGCGACGTCCCGGTCACCGTGCACAACAGCACCGTCTCCGGCTCCGGCGCGACGGGCGCCGCACGCGACGGCGTACGCGTGGAGTCGCTCGGCTCCTCGCAGGTCACCACCACCGTCACGGGCTCGACGCTGCGGGACAACAAGGGCGACCAGGTCCAGGTGGTCGCGCGTGGCACCGGTACGTCGCGCGCGACGATCACCGGCAACACGCTCGCCAGGTCCGGAGCCACCGGAGCCGGCCAGGGCATCGCCGTCAACGCCGGCGGCGCGCCGTGGACGGGACGGATGGTCTTCGACGTCTCGAACAACCAGGTCCAGGCCGTCGACGGCGCCGGCATCGTGGTCAGCACCAGCGTCGGCGAGCGCCCGACCCCCAGCGGGCTCCTCGAGGGCCGCGTGGCCAACAACGTCTTCGGTGCTGCAGGGTGCGCCGGGACGCCCGCGGTCGTCGTCGACGCCGAGGGCGGGGCGACCCTGACCACGGCGGTGACCGGCAACAGCGGCGTCGCATGCGGGGCTCCGCTGCGGGTCTCAGGAGCGCGGGGAGGCAGCGTCCTCAACCTGACGACCGCCAACAACACCTGGACCGGAACCTCCCCGGCCAGCCTCACGACGGGTGTCACGGGTGTCGCCAACTCCGGGCGCAGCTGCCTCGACCTGCGCACGACCGCCGGAGGCATCACCCTCAGGGCGCTGGGCGGACAGCTGACGCTCCCGGGTTACGCCGGTGCGTGGACGGCAGCAGCCGTGACGCCCTACCTGACCGCCAACAACCCGGGGAGCTCGGTCACCGTCCCCACCTTCCTCGCCACCCAGGCCGGCACGGCAGCGTGCCCCGCGCCCGTCCTCTGA
- a CDS encoding phage tail protein, whose product MAQPYVGEIRLGGWNFAPNGWAFCHGQLLSIAENDVLFQLIGTTYGGDGENTFAVPDLRGRVPVHMGTGPDGTTHQIGGMAGVEEVTLSVQQIPSHFHPLVVSDGPGTHDLPRGGVLATPPGVRAYAAGETPNTALSPATLGPAGGSQPHTNFMPYLCINYVISLYGIFPSQ is encoded by the coding sequence ATGGCACAGCCCTACGTCGGTGAGATTCGGCTCGGTGGATGGAACTTCGCCCCCAACGGGTGGGCGTTCTGCCACGGACAGCTCCTGTCCATCGCGGAGAACGACGTCCTCTTCCAGCTGATCGGCACCACCTACGGTGGCGACGGCGAGAACACCTTCGCCGTGCCTGACCTGCGTGGCCGGGTCCCCGTCCACATGGGGACCGGTCCGGACGGGACGACCCACCAGATCGGTGGGATGGCCGGCGTCGAGGAGGTCACCCTCAGCGTCCAGCAGATCCCGTCGCACTTCCATCCGCTGGTCGTCTCTGACGGCCCCGGCACCCATGACCTTCCGCGCGGTGGCGTGCTCGCCACGCCTCCGGGCGTGCGCGCGTACGCAGCAGGGGAGACCCCGAACACGGCGCTCTCGCCCGCGACGCTCGGCCCGGCCGGCGGCAGCCAGCCGCACACCAACTTCATGCCTTATCTGTGCATCAACTACGTCATCAGCCTCTACGGCATCTTCCCCAGTCAGTGA
- a CDS encoding Ig-like domain-containing protein, whose translation MRVLVTDGTNPVPKVVEVTVNDVNEAPFDLVLDGAEVAENVTGVVGTLSADDVDAGDALTFALVTGTGDTHNAQFEVVGDELRTKAGLDFEAGATRSVRLQVSDRAGLTATKVVEVTVTDVNESPGQPALDNDDVGENAADALVGTLSASDPDARTTLTFSLVAGAGDADNALFTVVGDELRTRSGLDFEVAATRSVRVLVSDGALTASRQLTITVNDRNDAPTGIALTPSTVAENAADTVVGALGADDQDGDTLTWSLVSGTGDADNAAFAVDGDELKTRAGLDFEAGDERSVRVQAYDGTARVERALTVTVDDVNETPSAVTLDSLTVAEDTASARVGGLSASDPDGDALTYALVAGSGDTDNALFTIDDGVLRTKASGVDFEAKPTRTVRIAASDGSLSGAGTAFTISVVDRNDAPSSITLDPTRIRLDASVGDVVGTLAAADVDATKNHTFTDVSVDGTHSGHGLFTIDGDEVKVARSLAGLSVGSVDLRVRVDDPWAADRTQDASLTRVVRIDLLSARAITLDTSSVDENAAGGTTVGALTYVDPLAVGPYTFALTPGSRDNGDFEVVGHELRTRVTFDHEVTPRRTVEVQVFAGGAALFTATLDVDVDDVNEAPTSLTLSSATVAENASGATVGTLSGTDPDAGAFLSYALVPGAGDTHNAQFTIVGGTLRTVGALDFEAEETRQVRVAVSDGSLSLERTFVVELVDRNDAPTAVALSDTTVLDSALAGDVVGTLTATDADVTKPHVFTEVAGGDHGGLLTVADGHVEVAGSLLGVSGDKTIKVRVTDTWGGVTHTYEQLLTVTVAPDIRGALALSNDSLPENSASGTTVGDLSFSGVGTGPYTYTLGASAPFTLTGATLRSGRSFDHEAQAQYVVPVTVRDAAGRRWTREVTVDVADVDEAPVRSTTVMDLEENDPSAGFSARFDDPEARP comes from the coding sequence GTGCGCGTCCTGGTCACCGACGGCACCAACCCGGTCCCCAAGGTCGTCGAGGTCACCGTCAACGACGTCAACGAGGCGCCCTTCGACCTGGTCCTGGACGGAGCCGAGGTCGCCGAGAACGTCACCGGCGTGGTCGGCACCCTCTCGGCTGACGACGTGGACGCGGGTGACGCGCTCACGTTCGCGCTGGTCACCGGCACGGGGGACACCCACAACGCCCAGTTCGAGGTCGTCGGCGACGAGCTGCGTACGAAGGCTGGCCTGGACTTCGAGGCCGGCGCGACGCGCTCGGTGCGTCTCCAGGTCTCCGACCGCGCTGGCCTCACCGCGACGAAGGTCGTCGAGGTCACCGTCACCGACGTCAACGAGAGCCCTGGCCAGCCCGCCCTGGACAACGACGACGTCGGCGAGAACGCCGCGGACGCCTTGGTCGGCACCCTGTCGGCCTCCGACCCCGACGCGCGTACGACGCTGACCTTCAGCCTGGTCGCCGGCGCAGGGGACGCCGACAACGCCCTCTTCACGGTGGTCGGCGACGAGCTGCGCACCCGCAGCGGGCTCGACTTCGAGGTCGCCGCCACGCGCAGCGTGCGGGTGCTGGTCAGCGACGGGGCACTCACCGCCTCGCGCCAGCTCACGATCACCGTCAACGACCGCAACGACGCCCCGACCGGCATCGCGCTCACCCCGAGCACGGTGGCGGAGAACGCCGCCGACACCGTCGTGGGCGCCCTGGGCGCCGACGACCAGGACGGTGACACCCTCACCTGGTCCCTGGTCAGCGGCACCGGTGACGCCGACAACGCGGCCTTCGCCGTCGACGGCGACGAGCTGAAGACCCGCGCGGGTCTCGACTTCGAGGCCGGGGACGAGCGCAGCGTGCGCGTCCAGGCGTACGACGGCACCGCCCGTGTCGAGCGTGCCCTCACCGTCACCGTCGACGACGTCAACGAGACCCCCTCCGCGGTCACCCTGGACTCGCTGACGGTGGCCGAGGACACCGCCTCCGCACGGGTCGGCGGTCTCTCCGCGAGCGACCCCGACGGGGACGCGCTCACCTACGCCCTGGTGGCCGGCAGCGGCGACACCGACAACGCCCTCTTCACGATCGACGACGGGGTGCTGCGGACCAAGGCCTCCGGCGTCGACTTCGAGGCGAAGCCGACCCGCACCGTGCGGATCGCAGCCTCCGACGGCTCCCTGAGCGGCGCGGGCACCGCGTTCACGATCTCCGTCGTCGACCGCAACGACGCCCCGTCGTCGATCACCCTCGACCCGACCAGGATCCGTCTCGACGCCTCGGTCGGCGACGTGGTGGGCACGCTGGCTGCTGCCGACGTCGACGCGACGAAGAACCACACCTTCACCGACGTCTCCGTCGACGGCACCCACTCCGGGCACGGCCTCTTCACCATCGACGGTGACGAGGTCAAGGTCGCCCGGTCCCTGGCCGGACTCTCCGTGGGCTCGGTCGACCTCCGGGTGCGCGTCGACGACCCGTGGGCGGCTGACCGTACGCAGGACGCCTCGCTGACCCGCGTGGTCCGCATCGACCTGCTCAGCGCCCGTGCGATCACCCTCGACACCTCGAGCGTCGACGAGAACGCAGCCGGCGGCACCACCGTCGGCGCCCTGACCTACGTCGACCCGCTGGCTGTCGGGCCCTACACGTTCGCCCTGACGCCGGGCTCCCGCGACAACGGCGACTTCGAGGTCGTCGGCCATGAGCTGCGGACCCGCGTCACCTTCGACCACGAGGTCACGCCTCGTCGCACGGTCGAGGTGCAGGTCTTCGCCGGTGGTGCGGCGCTCTTCACCGCGACCCTCGACGTGGATGTCGACGACGTCAACGAGGCGCCGACCAGCCTGACGCTCTCGTCGGCGACGGTCGCCGAGAACGCATCCGGCGCGACGGTCGGCACCCTCTCGGGCACCGACCCCGACGCGGGCGCGTTCCTGTCGTACGCCCTCGTGCCGGGCGCGGGGGACACGCACAACGCCCAGTTCACGATCGTCGGCGGCACGCTGCGCACCGTCGGTGCGCTCGACTTCGAGGCGGAGGAGACCCGGCAGGTGCGGGTCGCCGTCAGCGACGGCAGCCTCTCCCTGGAGCGTACGTTCGTCGTCGAGCTGGTCGACCGCAACGACGCCCCGACCGCTGTCGCGCTGAGCGACACCACCGTCCTGGACTCCGCCCTCGCGGGTGACGTCGTCGGCACGCTGACGGCCACCGACGCCGACGTCACGAAGCCGCACGTCTTCACCGAGGTCGCCGGCGGCGACCACGGCGGCCTCTTGACCGTCGCCGACGGTCACGTCGAGGTCGCGGGATCCCTGCTCGGCGTCTCCGGGGACAAGACGATCAAGGTCCGTGTCACCGACACGTGGGGCGGGGTGACGCACACGTACGAACAGCTGCTCACGGTCACCGTCGCGCCGGACATCCGCGGTGCCCTCGCGCTCAGCAACGACTCGTTGCCGGAGAACTCGGCGTCCGGGACCACGGTGGGCGACCTGTCGTTCTCCGGGGTCGGGACCGGGCCGTACACGTACACGCTCGGTGCCTCCGCACCGTTCACGCTCACCGGCGCCACGCTGCGCTCGGGACGTTCGTTCGACCACGAAGCCCAGGCGCAGTACGTCGTGCCCGTCACCGTGCGTGACGCCGCCGGCCGCAGGTGGACCCGCGAGGTGACGGTCGACGTCGCCGACGTCGACGAGGCGCCTGTGCGTTCGACGACGGTGATGGACCTCGAGGAGAACGACCCGTCCGCCGGGTTCAGTGCCCGGTTCGACGACCCGGAGGCGCGCCCGTGA
- a CDS encoding phage tail protein: protein MADPFVGEIRSFPFNFAPTGWARCDGQLLPISQNTALFSLLGTSFGGDGRSTFALPDLQGAAAMGAGHGPGLSLHDLGETGGEESVTLLESEMPVHSHTVQVSNAEATSRTPVAGAALATPPEGDLYATSGGTEQMAPESLAPSGGSLPHNNMQPYLVMQYCIALQGVFPQRP, encoded by the coding sequence ATGGCCGATCCCTTCGTCGGTGAGATCCGTTCGTTCCCGTTCAACTTCGCGCCCACGGGCTGGGCCCGCTGCGACGGGCAGCTGCTCCCGATCTCGCAGAACACCGCTCTCTTCTCCCTCCTCGGCACCTCCTTCGGGGGCGACGGCAGGTCGACCTTCGCGCTGCCCGACCTCCAGGGAGCCGCAGCGATGGGAGCTGGTCACGGCCCCGGCCTCAGCCTCCACGACCTCGGGGAGACCGGCGGAGAGGAGAGCGTGACCCTGCTGGAGTCGGAGATGCCCGTCCACTCCCACACGGTGCAGGTGTCGAACGCCGAGGCGACCTCCCGTACGCCCGTGGCCGGCGCCGCCCTGGCGACCCCGCCCGAGGGCGACCTCTACGCCACCAGCGGCGGCACCGAGCAGATGGCGCCCGAGTCCCTCGCCCCCAGTGGTGGCTCACTGCCGCACAACAACATGCAGCCCTACCTGGTCATGCAGTACTGCATCGCCCTCCAGGGCGTCTTCCCGCAGCGTCCGTGA